In Salvelinus sp. IW2-2015 unplaced genomic scaffold, ASM291031v2 Un_scaffold1497, whole genome shotgun sequence, the following are encoded in one genomic region:
- the LOC112071030 gene encoding CD48 antigen-like translates to MIKDHQGLKAEVKPPRGREGQTVTLHTGLAKLQSDAKIFWIFGPVSREIFIVESQVFRGEVITEYKGRFQGLLQLDRQTGSLTIRNLTLDDXGVYQLQVVSEQVTYHNFSVTVYASVPTPNIRNTPHNPSVDSQLVSGSCSVVCSVANGKEVTLSWYRGEEKLNNTSSPHSGRPVAPSGN, encoded by the exons GTCTGAAGGCGGAAGTGAAGCCaccgagagggagagaagggcagACTGTCACGCTACACACTGGACTTGCCAAACTACAGAGTGACGCAAAGATATTTTGGATATTTGGACCAGTCAGTCGAGAGATATTCATTGTTGAGAGTCAGGTCTTCAGAGGAGAAGTTATAACTGAGTACAAAGGGAGATTCCAAGGCCTACTGCAGCTGGACAGACAAACTGGATCTCTCACCATCAGAAATCTCACCCTCGACGACWCTGGAGTTTATCAGCTTCAAGTCGTCAGTGAACAGGTCACCTACCACAATTTCAGTGTCACAGTCTacg CTTCAGTGCCTACTCCTAACATCAGAAACACCCCACATAATCCCTCAGTAGACAGTCAGTTGGTCAGTGGGAGCTGTTCCGTGGTGTGTTCTGTGGCGAACGGGAAAGAGGTAACCTTGTCCtggtacagaggagaggagaaactgaACAATACAAGTAGTCCCCATTCAGGCCGACCTGTCGCTCCCTCTGGAAATTAA